The proteins below are encoded in one region of Vulpes lagopus strain Blue_001 chromosome 10, ASM1834538v1, whole genome shotgun sequence:
- the KRBA2 gene encoding KRAB-A domain-containing protein 2 isoform X2 yields the protein MPQKAGSNPSGISIASDTEMEIHNMREKFLISVTKLVESKSYNSKVFSKEKYFQTIKEVKEAKEKGKKSSRDYRRAAKYDVISVQGTERLIEATHGEHDRIRYYVHKEELFDILHDTHLSIGHGGRTRMLKELQGKYGNVTKEVIVLYLTLCKQCHQKNPAPKRGLAPKPMTFKDIDSRCQIEVLDMQSNADGEFKFILYYQDHLTKFIILRPLKAKQAHEVVSVLLDIFTILGTPRMLESGSGVEFTNQVVNELNDVWPDLKIVCGKHHPGQGPSSLERASHDVKNMVNAWMQSNRSRRWAEGLRFMQMVKNQLFDVSLQQSPYEAMFGFKAKLGLYSSHLPRETVAVLQTEEELELAEEQLESSLWIRQEERAEVGADRSDMDEDLDPTAPEAAEPSTSQGAPGLFCW from the coding sequence ATGCCCCAGAAAGCTGGAAGTAACCCCTCTGGCATTTCCATTGCAAGTGATACGGAAATGGAGATACATAACATGAGAGAAAAGTTTCTCATAAGCGTGACAAAGTTAGTAGAAAGCAAAAGTTACAACAGCAaggtattttccaaagaaaagtaCTTTCAAACAATAAAGGAAGTCAAAGAAGCtaaggaaaaggggaagaagtCATCACGTGACTACCGCCGTGCAGCAAAATACGACGTGATCTCCGTGCAAGGCACAGAGAGACTAATAGAAGCTACTCATGGAGAACATGATCGAATACGATATTACGTGCATAAGGAAGAGTTGTTTGATATTCTCCATGATACGCATCTCAGTATTGGACATGGAGGGCGGACACGCATGCTCAAGGAGCTACAAGGAAAATATGGCAATGTCACCAAAGAAGTCATTGTCTTGTATCTGACACTGTGTAAACAATGTCACCAGAAGAACCCAGCACCTAAGAGAGGTCTTGCCCCCAAGCCCATGACTTTTAAGGACATTGACTCCAGATGCCAGATTGAAGTACTTGACATGCAGTCAAATGCTGATGGTGAGttcaagtttattttatattaccaGGACCACTTGACCAAGTTTATTATTTTACGGCCACTAAAAGCGAAACAGGCCCATGAGGTGGTCAGTGTCCTATTGGATATCTTCACAATTCTTGGTACACCTAGGATGTTAGAATCTGGCAGTGGCGTAGAGTTCACAAACCAGGTTGTTAATGAGCTCAATGATGTATGGCCGGACCTAAAGATTGTCTGTGGTAAGCACCACCCTGGCCAAGGCCCAAGCTCCCTGGAGCGAGCAAGCCATGATGTTAAGAACATGGTAAATGCCTGGATGCAGAGTAACCGCTCACGTCGCTGGGCCGAAGGCCTGAGATTCATGCAGATGGTGAAGAATCAGCTGTTTGACGTTTCCTTACAGCAGAGTCCATATGAAGCGATGTTTGGTTTTAAGGCCAAACTTGGGCTGTATTCTTCACACTTACCCCGGGAAACTGTGGCCGTTTTACAAACAGAGGAAGAGCTGGAACTTGCTGAAGAACAGCTAGAAAGTAGCCTTTGGATCAGGCAGGAAGAAAGGGCTGAGGTTGGGGCAGACCGATCTGATATGGATGAGGACCTCGACCCCACTGCTCCAGAAGCTGCAGAACCCAGCACCTCACAGGGGGCCCCGGGTCTCTTCTGCTGGTGA